From a region of the Cryomorphaceae bacterium genome:
- a CDS encoding Crp/Fnr family transcriptional regulator produces the protein MTNPLNYLISELNKENLWEGHLSLQRNDYLKNQGSMDTRLYFIQTGCLRVFVVDDYEEHTIRFGYENNVIAALDSFITEQASDMVIQALRKTEVKVLEKAAFMEFARSTPERFESWLQLLEQLIYQQLERERDLLTSSPAERFRRVLQRSPQLFQEVPHKYIASYLRMTPETLSRLKNN, from the coding sequence ATGACCAACCCACTTAATTACCTGATATCCGAGCTGAACAAAGAGAACCTTTGGGAAGGTCATCTTTCCCTGCAACGCAATGATTACCTGAAAAATCAGGGAAGCATGGATACGCGGTTGTACTTTATTCAAACGGGCTGTTTACGGGTTTTTGTGGTGGACGATTACGAAGAGCATACCATCCGCTTTGGTTATGAAAACAACGTGATTGCCGCGCTGGACTCCTTTATTACTGAACAAGCCTCGGACATGGTGATTCAGGCCCTGCGGAAAACGGAAGTTAAGGTGCTTGAAAAAGCGGCATTTATGGAGTTTGCGCGCAGCACACCGGAGCGCTTTGAAAGCTGGCTTCAGCTTCTGGAACAACTCATCTACCAACAACTTGAACGAGAGCGCGACCTTCTCACCTCCTCGCCTGCCGAGCGTTTCAGGAGGGTGCTTCAAAGAAGCCCACAGTTGTTTCAGGAAGTACCTCATAAATATATCGCGTCCTACCTGCGTATGACCCCGGAAACCTTGTCGCGCCTCAAAAATAACTGA
- a CDS encoding DNA polymerase III subunit epsilon yields the protein MYAIVDVETTGSYAAGNGITEIAICIHDGEKPIHWFESLVRPPRNIPMYITGLTGISNDMVMDAPSFEELIPEIERITKGCIFVAHHVHFDYTFVRNEFERFGKSFNRNKLCTVRLSRKLIPGSPSYSLGRLCNHLNIRHENAHRAMGDLKATVILFEKLLGLDRNNYILSSSKRNSGEVILPAHLPREQFDSLPEEPGVYYFKDGQGKIIYIGKAANLKQRVRQHFSGSDSSQRSEAFKRHIYEVRFKKTGSELVALLLEDSEIRRFWPRFNKAQKNPTRRYGIYQYEDVSGIYRLAINQAPSANSALQTFVRLQDARNTLGQMAGAFGLCPALCGMGSFCERCNVQGKKCRSENVPAYNKRVRQAMGALHNESRRCALIGQGRDQDEQSLVLVDGDKYLGFGFIQDHVESKSFEELAKVIERHPESPTVRNIIHKALLNPDPLKVVYL from the coding sequence ATGTACGCCATTGTAGATGTTGAAACCACCGGTTCCTATGCGGCCGGCAACGGAATTACGGAAATTGCCATCTGCATCCATGATGGCGAAAAGCCCATTCATTGGTTTGAATCCCTTGTTCGCCCACCCCGAAACATACCGATGTACATCACGGGCCTGACAGGTATTTCCAACGATATGGTGATGGATGCTCCTTCTTTTGAGGAACTTATACCCGAAATTGAGCGCATCACCAAAGGCTGCATTTTTGTGGCTCATCATGTGCATTTTGACTACACCTTTGTGCGCAATGAGTTTGAACGCTTTGGCAAGAGTTTTAACAGAAACAAGCTTTGCACGGTGCGATTGAGCCGAAAGCTCATACCCGGCTCGCCTTCCTACAGTCTCGGGCGCCTCTGCAATCACCTCAATATTCGGCACGAAAATGCCCATCGGGCCATGGGCGATTTAAAGGCCACCGTAATTTTGTTTGAAAAATTGCTGGGTCTCGACAGAAACAATTACATCCTGTCTTCTTCAAAAAGAAACTCGGGTGAGGTGATTTTACCGGCTCACCTTCCACGCGAACAGTTTGATTCCCTCCCTGAAGAACCGGGTGTGTATTATTTCAAGGACGGGCAGGGCAAGATTATATACATCGGTAAAGCCGCCAATTTGAAGCAGCGGGTTAGGCAGCATTTTTCAGGCTCCGATAGTAGCCAGCGATCTGAGGCTTTCAAAAGACATATTTACGAAGTGCGTTTTAAAAAAACGGGTTCAGAGCTCGTCGCACTTTTACTGGAAGACAGTGAAATCAGACGCTTTTGGCCCAGGTTCAACAAGGCACAGAAAAATCCGACACGCCGCTACGGTATTTACCAGTACGAGGATGTGTCAGGTATTTATCGCCTGGCGATCAATCAGGCACCTTCAGCCAATAGTGCGCTGCAAACCTTTGTCCGACTTCAAGACGCGCGTAATACCCTGGGGCAAATGGCCGGTGCTTTTGGTCTGTGCCCCGCCTTGTGCGGCATGGGAAGCTTTTGCGAGCGTTGCAACGTCCAGGGTAAAAAATGCAGGTCTGAAAATGTACCGGCGTACAATAAACGTGTACGTCAGGCCATGGGCGCCCTTCATAACGAAAGCCGCCGGTGCGCGCTGATTGGTCAGGGCAGAGACCAGGACGAGCAATCACTGGTGCTTGTGGACGGTGATAAGTATCTAGGATTCGGCTTTATACAAGACCATGTAGAGAGCAAAAGTTTTGAGGAACTCGCAAAAGTCATCGAGCGCCACCCCGAATCGCCTACCGTGCGTAACATCATCCATAAAGCACTGCTTAACCCCGATCCGCTCAAAGTGGTGTATCTCTGA
- a CDS encoding DinB family protein, which produces MRSTSEFLLADLKARTHKHIRAAKELLTLSDDVLNQRSSEKSWSALECLEHLNLYGDFYLPEIQSRMERSRHVTERTFKSGLLGNYFAQSMLPKAKLNKMKTFNDKNPIGSSLTRQTIHHFIAQQQEMLTLLQKAAAVSLNRTKTRISIPFPVKLKLGDTFRFVIYHNERHIAQALGAITP; this is translated from the coding sequence ATGCGATCTACAAGCGAATTTCTACTGGCCGATTTAAAGGCGCGTACCCACAAGCACATCCGGGCCGCGAAGGAACTTCTCACACTGTCTGACGATGTGCTCAACCAAAGATCCTCTGAGAAAAGCTGGAGCGCCCTTGAGTGCCTGGAGCACCTCAATTTGTACGGAGACTTCTACCTGCCCGAAATCCAATCGCGTATGGAAAGAAGCCGCCATGTTACAGAGAGAACTTTCAAGTCCGGACTACTGGGAAACTATTTTGCGCAAAGTATGCTTCCCAAGGCAAAACTCAACAAGATGAAAACTTTTAATGACAAGAACCCCATTGGAAGCTCCTTGACCCGGCAAACCATTCACCACTTTATTGCTCAACAGCAGGAAATGCTGACACTGCTTCAAAAGGCCGCTGCTGTGAGTTTGAACCGCACCAAAACCCGCATCAGCATTCCATTTCCCGTAAAGCTCAAACTGGGCGACACCTTTCGCTTTGTGATTTACCACAATGAACGGCACATTGCGCAAGCACTTGGGGCGATTACCCCTTGA
- a CDS encoding sulfotransferase gives MRKWLAEIFYWDWKVFASLLFWNLRYFYWKRALIIFGVALILLFHAALSVVLRLLDEVFYPAYRKTTIREPVFIISNPRSGTTYMHRLLCLDDKRFTYFLLYHTFLPSVLFFRFILMLKRLDKKMNWPLRRFFEKVEDRVFEGWKDIHPMGFERSEEDEGLFVLSLMSPAIGLVFPWMKKIDSLWIADELPAKKKACMMAYYRNTIQRFLYAWGPDKVFLSKNVISTGRMGMLLKTFPDARIIYPVRHPYKTIPSITSMFAAPWKIHAPDIPENSPEYRNWGMLSIRFYQHFFRMIPHLDAERFYHVRYKDFVKNPMDTILDVYRTFGWTPDDDFVERLRNQCSRSRQYRSKHDYSLEQYGYDRALIDEELREVFEYFRFRKDLGS, from the coding sequence ATGCGAAAATGGTTGGCTGAGATATTTTATTGGGACTGGAAGGTGTTCGCAAGTCTTCTGTTTTGGAATCTTCGGTACTTCTACTGGAAACGCGCGCTCATCATTTTCGGAGTTGCCTTGATTTTACTTTTTCACGCCGCCCTGAGTGTGGTTTTGCGCCTTCTGGATGAAGTGTTCTATCCGGCCTATCGCAAAACCACCATTCGGGAACCGGTATTCATTATTTCCAACCCACGCAGCGGAACCACCTATATGCACCGGCTTTTGTGTTTGGACGACAAGCGATTCACCTATTTTTTGCTGTACCATACCTTTTTGCCATCGGTGCTCTTTTTCAGGTTTATCCTAATGTTGAAGCGGCTCGATAAGAAGATGAACTGGCCGTTGCGACGATTTTTCGAAAAAGTGGAAGACCGTGTTTTTGAAGGCTGGAAAGACATTCATCCCATGGGCTTTGAGCGAAGCGAAGAGGATGAAGGGTTGTTTGTGCTCAGCCTGATGTCGCCGGCTATTGGCCTGGTTTTTCCGTGGATGAAGAAGATTGATTCCCTCTGGATTGCCGACGAACTACCGGCCAAAAAGAAGGCCTGCATGATGGCCTATTACCGCAATACCATTCAGCGCTTTTTGTACGCATGGGGTCCGGACAAGGTATTTCTCAGCAAAAACGTCATCTCAACCGGCCGAATGGGTATGTTGCTTAAGACTTTTCCGGATGCTCGCATCATTTACCCGGTTAGGCATCCCTACAAAACCATTCCTTCCATCACGAGTATGTTTGCTGCTCCCTGGAAAATTCACGCGCCGGATATTCCCGAGAACTCGCCCGAATACCGCAACTGGGGCATGCTGAGTATTCGCTTTTATCAGCACTTTTTCAGGATGATCCCTCATCTCGATGCAGAGCGGTTCTACCACGTGAGATACAAGGATTTCGTCAAAAATCCCATGGATACCATCCTGGATGTTTACCGCACATTCGGGTGGACACCGGATGACGACTTTGTGGAAAGGCTCCGGAATCAATGCAGTCGGTCACGGCAATACCGCAGCAAGCACGATTACAGCCTGGAGCAATACGGCTACGACCGAGCCCTTATTGATGAAGAATTGCGAGAAGTATTTGAATACTTCAGGTTTAGGAAAGATTTAGGCAGCTAA
- a CDS encoding VOC family protein, giving the protein MKYLATCSLFILFVAHTGCVQVGSDLAIEEIQSSNKQRIAPFLTFQKNDAEEAMNFYISLFNNSRILEIKRWEKGGPGAEGRVMHATFQLNGLKYMCSDSPPVHNWDFTPAVSNYVECENDDEIERLYTSLLEGGEAAMPLGNYGFSQKFGWVVDRFGVSWQLNLE; this is encoded by the coding sequence ATGAAATATCTCGCAACTTGTTCCCTTTTCATCTTGTTTGTCGCACACACCGGTTGCGTTCAGGTTGGTAGCGATCTTGCCATTGAAGAGATTCAATCGTCAAATAAACAACGAATTGCTCCCTTCCTTACTTTTCAGAAGAACGACGCTGAAGAGGCCATGAATTTTTACATCAGCCTGTTTAATAACTCAAGGATTCTTGAAATCAAACGATGGGAGAAAGGAGGTCCCGGAGCAGAAGGCAGGGTAATGCACGCTACTTTTCAGCTCAATGGATTGAAATACATGTGTAGCGACAGTCCTCCTGTGCACAACTGGGATTTTACACCGGCAGTTTCCAATTACGTTGAATGCGAAAACGACGATGAAATTGAGAGACTCTACACTAGCTTATTGGAAGGCGGGGAAGCGGCTATGCCACTTGGTAACTACGGTTTCAGTCAAAAATTTGGATGGGTAGTGGATCGTTTTGGGGTGTCGTGGCAATTGAACCTGGAGTGA